Genomic segment of Synechococcus sp. A18-25c:
ATCAAGGTCGTTCGTGGGTTCATCCAGCAGGAGCACATTCGGCGCCTGAATCAACATCCGGCAGAGGCTCAGACGCCGGCGCTCTCCACCCGACAACTTGCTGAGGGGGCTGTGCTGCTGGGCGGGGGGGAAGAGGAAGCGCTCCAGCAACTGAGAGGCGCTCAACTGTTCCCCACCAAGGTCAATCCTGGATGCGGCCTCTTCGATGAATTCGATCACCTTGCGTTCCAGCCCACGACCTTCGGTGAGTGCATCGGTGTGTTGATCGAGATAGCCCAGGTGAACGGTCTCACCAAGGCGCAGGCTGCCGCCGGTGACGTCGCGTCGTCCCGCGATCAGGTCCAGCAGGGTGGACTTGCCGCTGCCGTTGGGGCCGATGATTCCGACGCGATCCTCTGGGCTGAAGCTGTAGGTGAAATCCTGAAGCAGCACTGGGCCGTCCGGGGTGCCGTCGGCCGTGACCATCAGCTGTTCCGCTTCGATGGCGAGCTTGCCGATCCGGCGGCTCACACTGCTCATCTCCAGCTGGGCACGACCCTGTTTCACCGGCGCTTCGCGCATGGCCTCGATCCGCTGGATCCGGGCTTTTTGCTTGGTGCTGCGTGCCTTAGGGCCTTGCCGCAGCCAGGCCAGCTCCCGGCGCATCACGCTTTTGAAGCGTGCGGCTTCCGCTGCGTCGGCCACCTCCTGCTCCGCCTTGCGTTGGAGATAGGTGCTGTAGTTGCCCTCGATGCTGGTGGCCTGACCGCGGTTCACCTCCACAATCCGTCGTGTCACCCGGTCGAGCACGTAGCGGTCGTGGGTGACCAGCACCACCGCTCCGGGGTAGCGATCCAGCCAGCTCTGCAGCCACTCCACAGCAGCGGCGTCGAGGTGGTTTGTCGGTTCATCGAGCAAGAGCACATCCGGGCTGGCCACGAGGGCCGAGGCCAGCCCAACGCGTTTGCGATACCCCCCGGACAGATCCTCCACTGGTCGATGCAGATCACTAATGCCCAGGCGTTGCAACACCTCTTGGCACTGTTGCTCCAATCCCCAGGCACCCTCTTCATCCATGCGCTCGCTCAGGGCGCCGAGCTCCTTCATCGCCACCGCGTTCTCGGGATCACGGGCCACGGCCTCCGACACCGCACTGAATCGCAGCAGCAGCTCACGCTTTTCTCCACAGCCGGCGAGCACCTGTTCCAGCACTGTTAGGCCTGGCTCCACAACGCTGTCCTGACCGACCAGTTCCACGCGCAGCCGCGATGAGCAGCGACGTTCTCCACCCCCTAGGGGTTCCTTGCCCGACAACACCCGCAGCAGGGTGGATTTACCGGCACCGTTGGGACCGATCAGTCCCACGCGGTCATTGTCACGGATGTGGAGCGTGAGGTCCTCGAACAGGGTTCGGATGCCGAAATCCTTGGAGGCATCAACCAGGCTGATCAGACTCACGGGTTGGCGACTTGGCGCTGGGCGTCCAGATAAGCAAACACGCTCTTGTCTCCCACGTCGGCCGCTGCGTCCATGCCGAATTTGCGCATCGACAGCACCAGGAGCAGCAGGGCGGCAATGAGCATTAGCCCCATGCAGCTGCTGGTGCCGACCAGGCCCGTTAACCGGCCCAGAAGGGCGATCGGCAGCAACAGGGTGAGGCCAACAGCTTCCGGGCGTCTGAAGCAGAAAAATTCTTTGAACCCAATGCCGGTCAATGCCGCGAACAGGGGGCCGACGGCCAGAATCCAAAGGGGATTGAGGCCAAGGGTCTGGAGGGCTTGGCCCGGTGAGACCTTCCACATCAGCACCAACCACCCCAGGCAGCCCATCAACCAAAAGAGTTGCAGCGCTTGATGCAGTGGGCGCAGGTAGATATGAATCCACTGCAAGGCCAAGCCAAGCCCGATGCAGAGCGGCATTAGCCAGACCCAGGCCCACTGGCTGCCGATCAGCCACCAATGGAGAAGGCCTGCGGTCATGGCGATGCCGCTGATGAGCAGGCAGAACCGGTAGCGCTGTACCTCCGCACGATCCGAGGCGGTGATTGTGAACGGCCCGTACACACCGTCGAACTGGGGATCGGCCATGGTCATGGCTGCGGGACTGGTTGATTCACCAGTGTGCTCAAGCTCGGTCCATCCGGGACGATCCCCCCGGGATGGAGCGGGAACAGGGCGCCGAAGTAGTCATGACGCCAGGCCGCGGCATCACAAGTGGAGGCCACTCCCGGCAGGTTGAGGAACCGCTGTCTCCAGGTCCATAGTGCTGGGAACATCCACAGCGGCTGGGCACTACAGCCGAACAAGGGGGCGTACACACTTTCCCAGCGAATCAAGGTCGGAAAAAGGCGCACATCCGCAAGGGTTAGGACCTCCCCGCACAGCCATGGCCCTGTTCGACGCAACGCCACTTCGGTGTGCTGCAGGGCTTCGAACAGGGCGGAGCTGGCTCGGTCGTAGGCCGCCTGCGTTCTGGCGAAGCCGCAGCGGTAGACCCCGTCATTGACCGCGGGTTGCAGCAAGGTCTGCCATCGCTCGATGGCGTCTTTCAGGTGCGGCGGTGACAAATCCGGCGCACCTGCTGCGGCTGGCCAGCGGTTCAGCGCAGCACTCAGAGGGCTGCTGTCATTGCCCAGAAGCCTGGCTTGGCTCTCTGGTCCAGCACCGGGGTCCACCAGCACGGGAACCGTGGCCCGCAGGCTTGGTTCGGCGCCGCAGTACCGATAAAGCTCCAACAGGCTTGAACAGTCCAGCCAGCTGGGCTCCAGCCGCCATCGCCCTTCGTTGTGATCTGCTGTGGCCATGAGCACTTGGATTGAATCGGTCAGACCGCGCAGTTGCACCATCAGCCACACCCGATGGGCCCAGGGGCAGCTGCGACCGATGATCAGTCTTGGCTGCCATGCCGGTTCACGTCGCTGCAAATCGTCAGCATCGAGAACTTCGGTTTGCATCGGTTGGCTCTCGGGGCGCTGATAGTTGCCTTGGCTGTCGGCCGGGCCGAGGCCGCCCATCAATTGCCTCCATTGCCACTGCCAGCCCTGTCGGACGCTGCGCACCACCAGCGGAGGGATTGACATCTCAGTTCCGTTTCGTTGCATTGTCCGCCAGGCTGACGGCGAGTGCAGCGTTGTGATGGCAAAGCCCCGAGTGCTGGTGGTGGCGGGCACCCACGGCAATGAGATCAATGGCCCCTGGTTGCTAGAGCAATGGACCAGCAATCCATCTCTGATCGACAGCTGCGGTTGCCAGGTGGAGACCATCATCGGCAATCCCGGTGCCCGTGCTGATGGGCGTCGGTATCGCGACCGGGATCTCAACCGCTCCTTCCGTCCCGACCTTCTCGAACGCGTCAGAGAGGACCCCGATCAAGCGGATCAGGAGATGCGGCGTGCTCATGAGCTATTGGAAGCGTTTGGACCGCACGGCCAGACCCCCTGTGATTGCGTCATTGATCTGCACAGCACCACAGCCGCCATGGGCAACTGCATGGTGGTGTACGGACGCCGGCCGGCTGATTTGGCACTGGCGGCTCTCGTTCAAGCCCATCTTGGTTTGCCCGTCTATCTCCACGAAGCAGATGCGGCGCAGCAGGGATTCCTGGTGGAACGCTGGCCCTTTGGCTTGGTGCTTGAGGTGGGCCCAGTGCCTCAGAACGTGCGACGCCACGACATCGTCGACCAGACCAGGCGCGGGCTTCAGGCCTGCTTGGAGGCGCTGGCCGCGGTGATCGACGGGTCAGCCCGCTATCCCGAACAGCTCGTGGTTCATCGTCATCTCGGCAGCATTGATCTGCCAAGGGGGAATGACGGTGGTGCATCAGCCCTCATCCATCCCCAGTTTCAAAATAGTGACTGGGTGCCTCTGCGTAGGGGCGATCCGTTGTTCATCACAGCCGACAACACGATCGTCCCTTTCGATGGTCCTCAAGGCGCCGTGCCGGTCTTTATCAATGAGGCGGCCTATGCCGAAAAAGCGATCGCCTTCAGTCTCACTTGCCGTGAATGCTGGCCCTTGTCACCAGACTGGGACAAGGGACTCCGATCATTGCTGAGTATGGATTAGCGGGGTGAGCCGTTGTAGAGGATGCTGTCGACCGTCCGGCCATCCGGTGAAATCTGAATCTCGGTTTCGGTGGTGGCATCACTGCCGTCCTCAGGCCAGCCAGGGGCCCCACCTAGAAACTGAAACGTGTAACCGCTTGGATCGTTCTGAAGGAGGCAATCCCCACCCCCGGAGCTGGTCTCGAGCATGCACGGTTGGGGGCGATAGATGCTCAATCCACCGTTTTCGGCAACAGCGGTATTGCGAGCCAGGTTGATCGCACGCACCTGCGCTGCAGGCACAGCTTCTTGACCCTTCACCGGTGATAAGGCGAGGGATCCTGTTCCGGCGATTAACGCCAGAGCGGTCAAGGTGGAGACGTTCATGGTCTTAAAGAAGACCTCTCCATCAGAGACATTTCGGAGACATTGAAGTTGTCTCTGTCAACAAATCAGTCGTAGTCCCTGGATCAAGAGGCGCCAGTCACCTCACCTCATCGAATTGGGCCGTTGTAGGGAACCGCCAGGATTCTGGTGCCGTCTTTGGAGACGACCACAGTGGTCTCGAGGCTGGGCTTGGGTGGCTTCTGCTGTTCCCATCCCGGCGCCCCCCCACGGAATCGGAAGGTGAAGCTTTCGCTGGTGCTCGAGACAAGACAGGCGCGTGCTCCCGTTTCGTACATGCAGCCTGCAGCTCGATAGGACGTCAGTCCTCCGTTGAGGGATTCTGCGCGCATCCTTGCCAGATTCGCGGCGTGGGGTTGAGCCATGGGCATCGAGGGTTCTGCACGCACGGGTGGCGTCGGCCCCATCGTGAACAGCAAGCCTGTGATGACGCTCAGCAGTCGGACAATCCGAAGAGCGGAGGCCACGTCAGCTTGGCCTTGCCGTTGGGATGGTGTGTTGACTTGGGCCAGAAACGGCACATCTTGACCTGGCTGTTTCAGAGGTCGAGAGTCGACCTCGACCAGGCTGTTACTCATCCGCACGCCCACGTTCCTTGCTCGAGGGTGCAGGGCAGATCGCTCACGGTGCCGTTTTCCCAATAGATCCTGACGCGATCGTCTGCGGTGCCGCTGCGGAAGGTGATCGATTGAATGGGTCCTGGAGGGATACGGTCGCCGGCGTCGTCGCTACGACTCAGGGCACTCACCTGTCGCTCCAGTTGCTCCAGTCGAGTTTGCAGGCGGTTGATTTCACCGCCGTTGCTTTGTGATGACGACGAAGATTGGCTTGATTTCGGCTGACAGGCTCCCAGCAAGGCCCCTGCCATCAGAACGAAAGAGGCCATCACCAGAGATCGCGTGACGGACGCTCTGAAGAGATGCATAACCCCAGTGGTCGATGCTCACCAGTCTGGGCGTTTAGCGCTGTTCGGCCAGTCGTTCGCTCCAATACACAACAGCACCCTGGGCTTCGAGTTCATGACGCCGATGGCGCGCATGCTCGGTTGGCACGGTCTCTTCAAGCCGTTGGCCCGAGATTAACCATCGAATCAAAACCACTGGCGTCTCATGAGACACGATCCGAGAATCTTAAGTGATCCTTTAGCCGATTTGCTCGTTTCGTCGTTTTATGAACCACCAGCTCAACGGTTCTTCATGTCAGCTTCATGAACGTGCCTACACGTTGCGCAATGTTGCTTTACACTCTGGCTTGGCAGGGCTTCCTGCCCTTCCATAACCCGTCTCTTCGGAGACATTCTTTCCCGTTCTCATGACCACCACCATTCAGCAGCGCTCCGGCGCCAATGGCTGGCAGTCCTTCTGCGAGTGGGTCACCTCCACCAACAACCGCCTGTATGTGGGCTGGTTCGGTGTGCTGATGATCCCCACCCTGCTGGCTGCCACCACCTGCTTCATCGTTGCGTTCATCGCAGCACCCCCCGTCGACATCGACGGCATCCGTGAGCCCGTTGCTGGCTCCCTGATCTATGGCAACAACATCATCTCCGGTGCTGTTGTGCCCTCCTCGAACGCCATCGGCCTTCACTTCTATCCCATCTGGGAAGCTGCCTCTCTCGACGAGTGGCTGTACAACGGCGGTCCTTACCAGCTGGTTGTCTTCCACTTCCTGATCGGCATCTTCTGCTACATGGGCCGCGAGTGGGAACTCTCCTACCGCCTCGGCATGCGCCCCTGGATCTGCGTTGCTTACAGCGCACCTGTGGCTGCTGCCTCCGCCGTGTTCCTGGTGTACCCCTTCGGTCAGGGTTCCTTCTCTGACGGCATGCCCCTGGGCATCTCTGGCACCTTCAACTTCATGTTGGTGTTCCAGGCTGAGCACAACATCCTGATGCACCCCTTCCACATGATGGGCGTCGCAGGTGTGTTCGGTGGATCCCTGTTCTCCGCCATGCACGGTTCCCTGGTGACCTCCTCCTTGGTGCGTGAAACCACCGAGAGCGAGTCCCAGAACTACGGTTACAAGTTCGGCCAAGAGGAAGAGACCTACAACATCGTGGCTGCCCACGGTTACTTCGGTCGCCTGATCTTCCAATACGCCTCCTTCAACAACAGCCGCAGCCTGCACTTCTTCCTGGCTGCCTGGCCCGTTGTCGGCATCTGGTTCACTGCCCTGGGCGTCAGCACCATGGCTTTCAACCTGAACGGTTTCAACTTCAACCAGTCCATCCTTGATGGTCAGGGCCGCGTCCTGAACACCTGGGCTGATGTGCTGAACCGCGCCAACCTCGGCATGGAAGTGATGCACGAGCGCAACGCTCACAACTTCCCCCTCGACCTGGCTGCTGCTGAGTCCACTCCTGTGGCTCTGCAAGCTCCCGCCATCGGCTGAGGCTGAAGTCTGCAAAAGATTCAGCTTCGGTTGAATCGGAAAGCCCCCTCTCACGAGGGGGCTTTTTGTTGGCTGATGCGTTGAACGACTGAACCGCGTTGAGGACGCTCCCACTGGGTGCTGCGTCGACGGGCCTCGGCAAAACCAGGCGCAACAATGGTTGTTGGGAGCAGATCTATTTGCATCTCAGAGAAGCTGTTGAGGTTTAGCGTTCTTTCGGAGACCGATTGATCGGAAGGAGACCAATCCAGCAATGTGAGCGAGGCCGGTGAGGTGACGCTGCTGCCGATCAGTCGCCGCGGTCCGCTGCCCATCGCGCCAAGGCTCAGCAGTCGAAGCCCCAGAGCCTCAGCGGGATACCAGGCATGGTGATGACCCGAGATCACGAGATCCACCCCGGCTTCGCGTAGCTCAGCAGCCAGCGATGCGGCGTTGAAGATGCATTCGCCAGCGCGTGCCCGGCCCTGGCTAAAGGCCGTTATGGGGAGATGGCCCACAACAAGGCAAAGGTCATCGCTCTGACGCTGCGGTGACTTCAACGTGCGGGAAAGCCATTGCCGCTGAGCACTGCTCACAGTTGCGGATGAGGCATCCATCACGACGAGAAAAAGACCTGGTTCATGCCAGGCGTACTGAAATGGAAAGTTCTCCCCTGCCGTGAGCCCTGATGGCAGCTCCTGCTGATGCTTGTTCCAAAACAGTGAGGCCTGCTGCCGCTCCCGCGCATAGATCCAGCGGCCTTGAGATCGTTGACTTGATGCGTCGTGATTTCCCATCGCTGGAAGTAGGGGAATGCCAGCCTCCTGCAGTGGCCGTCGCACGAAGGTCTCAAAGCCTTCCCACATCGCTGCGAGCTGGTGGTCGGAGAGCGATGTTTTTTGGCCCGCGACCATGTCTCCGGCGCAAATCACCAGGTCGGGCTTCTGCTGCAACAGAAGGTTCACGCCTCGTCCAACGCTGGCGCCATAGCTGGTGCTGCCGTACGAGCTGTTGAGATCGCTGATCAGCCCAATCCTGAGGCGCTCTGCTTGGAGTTGGGGAGGGCTGGTTGGTTCGGAAAGATGTGGTTGCGAAACCCCTTGTCTCAACAGGAGCTCCAAGGCCGAGCCCGACGCAGCGGCGCCGGCCATGAGCCGCAGAAAGTCTCGCCGTCCGGGCTGCTTCATCGGCTGAGCTTATGCCTGAATGCAGCCCATGCCATCAGCTGAGACTGAAGCTGAACACGATTCAGCTTGAGTTGAATCACCAAGCCCCCGCCGAGCAGGTGGCTTGGTGATTCCTTTGCAGGACCATGAAACCCTTGAAGACAGTTGTTTCGCGTCGCAAGGTGGTTCGCTTGATTTCAGCTGATGTGGCTCAATATTGAAGGGTCTTGGATTTTTAAACCAGAGAATTGAATGACATCAAGCCTTTGCCTGGCGTCAATCCAGGCCTAACTCCTTGATGGGAAGGCGAGCCGGCTCTTGCCAAGGTCTACAGAGAGTGTCAGCAGTGAGGGATTGAAAGTGATCGTTTTACAGGTTTATTTTTGCTTTTTAAGATTGCGCCTGCTTGTTTCTCGCTTTTGCCTGGTTTTTCAGTGCAAAGATTGGACGATTGCTTGGTTTAAAGCGCCTTCGATGGGCTCTGAAACTCTGTGCATTGCACTGGGTGCGGCTTTGGCGAATTCAGACCATCACCACCGATCAAGCCATGGCTGATGTCAGGGTTGCTGATCTTCGGTCAACTCTTGTGTGGTTGGTTTGGGTTGTGCTTCCGCTTCCATGGTCAATGGCGCTGAGTCTTGGGTGAGCCCACGCTCATCTCCTGACTGCGCATCATCCCCTGTGATTGCCTCGGTTGGCGACGGTGCGGGAGCTTCTGGGATCGGTGGAGGGCTCAGTAGCTGTCGGGCTTCAGGGCTGTTTTCGTTGGGTTGTTCTTTGGGACCGACGACATCCACTGCGGTGCGTTGAACCACCATCCTGAAGCGAATCGGTTGGCGGCGATTGATTTCCTCCTGCACTTTCGACACTTGTGTGAATGTGGGGCGGTTGGGGTCAGCGACACGCACAACCACACGAATCACCGGTGGGTTTTGATCCCAATCGATATCCACCCGCTCCACATCAACGGATTCAGGGTCTCCGAAGGTGAGGGTCTCCTTGGTCAGAAAGCGTTGAATGGTCCTTTGCACGATGTCTCTCGTGTTGTCTTTGCGGGCCTGCCCCAGCAGGCTCACAAAGCTGCTTCCCAGGGGAATTAACAACAGGCCTGTGAGCAGAAAACTGGCTGCACTCAGGTGACTGCGACGCAGTACATGGCGGAATTGCTGATCTTTCCAAGCCATCAGCATGAGGCCGCCAGTGAGGATCCCCAGCAGGTTGGTGGTGAAAAGCAGGCCAGCTCCGGAGGCCTCGCTCCAGCGCTGATGCGATAGCAGCAGACCCATGACACAGACCGGTGGCACGAGGGCGACGGCAATGGCTGTTCCTGCCACGGAACTCACCGCATCACTGCGCAATTTGGCGTAGGTCGCCAATCCCCCAGCCACGAGGGCAATGCCTAGATCCAGAAGGTTGGGCTCGGTCCTGGTCAGGACTTCTGCTCCGAATTTGGGGAGACCGGCCACCAAACCCAGGATCAACGACAGCAGCGTGGTGGTGGATACCCCCACCAGCAGAGTCCTGAGCGATCGTCCCAACAACCGCACCTCCCCAAGGAGAATGGCGAAGGCAGCAGCCCGCAGCGGTGTGATCCAAGGGGCAACCACCATCGCGCCGATCACCACAGCAGCGCTGTTGGCAAGCAGCCCCAGCGTGGCGATCAGACTTGCCCCCACGCTCAGCACGAGAAACACCTCATTCAGCTCTGCATCACGCATGTGACTGCGGTGCAGTCGCTTGAGCTTCCTGCTGGACAAGCTGTCCGCGTTCATGGAGTGTCAGACGGTCAGTGCAGTTTGGTCTGTCTGACCCAACGATTCGCCCCAAATGCAGGGATCATTCCAAGCCGATGACCTGACTTGAACAGGCGACCCACGCTTTACGAAAGCGTTGCTCTACCAGCTGAGCTACATCGGCGTCCCTAGGAAATTAACATTCGAGGCCCCGCAAAATCCTTTTGAACGACGGACCTGGTGGAGATTCGCGCTTGGATCCCGCTTTGCGTAAGAGGCTTCTGGAGGAGTCTCGTACGCCATGGAGAGGCCTGCGCCGCTTGCTCTGGCTGGCGTTGTTTGCGTCCGGTGGCCTAGGCCTTTTTGTGATGACCTTCCGCCTCTCCGCCGGGGATCAAGTTGTCATCAGTGACCTCACCATCCAGGTCGGGGCCGTCGTCCTCTTCGGCTTCCTGCTCTGGTTCGATCGATCCAGAGACAGCTGATTTCAGCGATTCGGCATCGTCAGCCGAGTCTGCAGGTTTCTGTGAGGGTTCAGCGTCTGCCGCAGGGTCGTCTGTTTTCGGCTCCTCGGTCTCAGGTTGTTCTGGTTCGGGCTCTTCAGGTTCGGATTGGTCCGGTTCGGCGCTGTCCGGTTCAGCCGCCGCTTCAGGCCTGCTGCTGAGGTCGTCAGTCGCGCTCAACGCGGGCCCGTCCTCTTCCGAGCAGATGGATGCTGGCGTTTCGGGGTCCTCGGCTTCAAGGGCGTCAGCTTCGGGGGCTTCGGTGGTGTCTGCGAGCTCCGGACTAGCGTCGGCGTTGTCTTTGGGAGTGTCCGTCCCTGACTCTCCTGTTTCGAGCTCTTCTGGTTCAGCCGCCGTTTCAGACCTGCTGCTGGGGTCGTCAGTCGCGCGCAACGCGGGCTCGTCCTCTTCGGAGCTGATGGATGCTGGCTTTTCGGGATCTTCGGCTTCGAGGGCGTCAGCTTTGGGGGCTTCGGTGGTGTCTGCGAGCTCCGCTGCTGCTTCGGGCTCACTGGCATCAGCGGTGGAGTCGTCGACGCCAGCAGCTGCCGCGGTTGGGGCTGGATCGGGGGTTTCGGGGGCCGGCCATTCGAGGGCTGGCAGTTGCAGGATGCTCAGCCCGAACGACACGGTGCGATCACGCAATTCAGCTTCGCTGATTGGCTTGATCTTTTCAAAGGCCTGGTCTGGTTGCGTGAGAAGCCAGATCGACTGCCAGAGCTGTTGCCACTGCCAAAGCATCAAGGTGAGGAGGGGACCTGCCAGCAGAAGCGCAGTCAGACGGCTGTCATTGGCTAGCGGTGACATCTGAGTGACCAGGAGGGCCGATCGGTCGATGCTCCAGAAGCTCAGCAGAAGGAGTGTCATCCCCAGAACAAGAGTCGCCTTCAGGGCAAGTGTCTGAGGTAACGCGCTGATGCGCCGTTGATCAGGACTCCGCCCAGGCAGGGGAAGACGAACCAAGAGCATGGAGCCCCAGTCCGCAGGGCGTCGCCATAACAGGAGGCCCGGTCCGATGACCGCCAGTCCCCAGATCAGAAGGCGTTCGAGAGCCGGGACTGGACCCAGCGCAGGTCCTGCAAGCAGAAGCCTGAGCAGCTCGAGCTCCAGGGGAATGACGGCAACGGCCATCAACTGGAGCCAGAGCAGTGGCTCTCGGCGCGTGATCATCAGGTGGTGAGCTTGCGACGCTGGGTCACCATCTTGAAGGCTTCGATGCGATCACCGTCTTGCCAGTTGGCAAAGCGATCGGTTCCCACCCCGCATTCGAAGCCCGTGGCCACTTCTTTGACGTCGTCCTTGTTGCGTCGCAGCGAGTCGAGATCGCCTGCGTACACGATCTCTTTGCCGCGATGCACGCGCACCTTGCAATTGCGCTGCAGTTTGCCGGTGGTGACGTAACAACCCGCCACAGCGCTCTTGCCGATGGTGAACACAGCACGCACCTCGGCTTCGCCCAATGCTTCCTCCACCAGTTCCGGTTCGAGCAGACCTTCCATCGCCAGCTGAATGTCTTCCAGCAGCTTGTAGATCACGTCGTAATCGCGAACGTCGACGCCATTGGCATCAGCAGCTTTTTTGGCACCCGATGCCATGGACGTGTTGAAGCCAATGATCACCGCGCCAGACGCAGCGGCCAGGTCCACATCGGTTTCGGTGATTTCTCCTGGTGCGGAGAGCAGAACACGAACCTGGACTTCATCCTTGGGCAGTTGTTCCAGGGATCCGAGGATGGCTTCCACGGAGCCCTGCACATCGGCTTTGAGGATGAGGTTGAGCTCTTTGAGTTCTCCTTCATTGGCTTGGCCGGACATCGCGGTGAGCGACACCCTGCGAGACGCCATCTGCTGAGCGAGACGTGTGGCACGCGCATCGGAAGCCCGATCGCCCACCACGGCTCTCGCCGATTTCTCATCCGCATAGACCTCGAACTCATCACCGGCGGTAGGTACTTCGCTGAAACCGAGCGCCTCCACGGCACAGGACGGACCCGCATCTTTGAGGCGCAGACCGGCGTCATCCACCATGGCGCGCACCTTGCCGAGCACGGGGCCAGCGGCCACCACATCACCGGTGCGCAGGGTGCCGTTCTGAACCAACAGCGTTGCCACAGGGCCTTTGGCCTTGTCGAGGTGGGCTTCGATCACGGTGCCACGTGCCATGCGATCGGGGTTGGCTTGAAGGTCTTCGACCTCGGTGACGAGCAGAAGCATCTCCAGGAGCTTGTCGATGTTTTCTCCCTTGATGGCACTCACAGGCACCATCACCACATCACCAC
This window contains:
- a CDS encoding metallophosphoesterase translates to MKQPGRRDFLRLMAGAAASGSALELLLRQGVSQPHLSEPTSPPQLQAERLRIGLISDLNSSYGSTSYGASVGRGVNLLLQQKPDLVICAGDMVAGQKTSLSDHQLAAMWEGFETFVRRPLQEAGIPLLPAMGNHDASSQRSQGRWIYARERQQASLFWNKHQQELPSGLTAGENFPFQYAWHEPGLFLVVMDASSATVSSAQRQWLSRTLKSPQRQSDDLCLVVGHLPITAFSQGRARAGECIFNAASLAAELREAGVDLVISGHHHAWYPAEALGLRLLSLGAMGSGPRRLIGSSVTSPASLTLLDWSPSDQSVSERTLNLNSFSEMQIDLLPTTIVAPGFAEARRRSTQWERPQRGSVVQRISQQKAPS
- a CDS encoding aspartoacylase — its product is MAKPRVLVVAGTHGNEINGPWLLEQWTSNPSLIDSCGCQVETIIGNPGARADGRRYRDRDLNRSFRPDLLERVREDPDQADQEMRRAHELLEAFGPHGQTPCDCVIDLHSTTAAMGNCMVVYGRRPADLALAALVQAHLGLPVYLHEADAAQQGFLVERWPFGLVLEVGPVPQNVRRHDIVDQTRRGLQACLEALAAVIDGSARYPEQLVVHRHLGSIDLPRGNDGGASALIHPQFQNSDWVPLRRGDPLFITADNTIVPFDGPQGAVPVFINEAAYAEKAIAFSLTCRECWPLSPDWDKGLRSLLSMD
- a CDS encoding DUF2301 domain-containing membrane protein, with product MTMADPQFDGVYGPFTITASDRAEVQRYRFCLLISGIAMTAGLLHWWLIGSQWAWVWLMPLCIGLGLALQWIHIYLRPLHQALQLFWLMGCLGWLVLMWKVSPGQALQTLGLNPLWILAVGPLFAALTGIGFKEFFCFRRPEAVGLTLLLPIALLGRLTGLVGTSSCMGLMLIAALLLLVLSMRKFGMDAAADVGDKSVFAYLDAQRQVANP
- the psbA gene encoding photosystem II q(b) protein, which codes for MTTTIQQRSGANGWQSFCEWVTSTNNRLYVGWFGVLMIPTLLAATTCFIVAFIAAPPVDIDGIREPVAGSLIYGNNIISGAVVPSSNAIGLHFYPIWEAASLDEWLYNGGPYQLVVFHFLIGIFCYMGREWELSYRLGMRPWICVAYSAPVAAASAVFLVYPFGQGSFSDGMPLGISGTFNFMLVFQAEHNILMHPFHMMGVAGVFGGSLFSAMHGSLVTSSLVRETTESESQNYGYKFGQEEETYNIVAAHGYFGRLIFQYASFNNSRSLHFFLAAWPVVGIWFTALGVSTMAFNLNGFNFNQSILDGQGRVLNTWADVLNRANLGMEVMHERNAHNFPLDLAAAESTPVALQAPAIG
- a CDS encoding glutathione S-transferase C-terminal domain-containing protein, coding for MSIPPLVVRSVRQGWQWQWRQLMGGLGPADSQGNYQRPESQPMQTEVLDADDLQRREPAWQPRLIIGRSCPWAHRVWLMVQLRGLTDSIQVLMATADHNEGRWRLEPSWLDCSSLLELYRYCGAEPSLRATVPVLVDPGAGPESQARLLGNDSSPLSAALNRWPAAAGAPDLSPPHLKDAIERWQTLLQPAVNDGVYRCGFARTQAAYDRASSALFEALQHTEVALRRTGPWLCGEVLTLADVRLFPTLIRWESVYAPLFGCSAQPLWMFPALWTWRQRFLNLPGVASTCDAAAWRHDYFGALFPLHPGGIVPDGPSLSTLVNQPVPQP
- a CDS encoding photosystem II assembly family protein; this encodes MLWLALFASGGLGLFVMTFRLSAGDQVVISDLTIQVGAVVLFGFLLWFDRSRDS
- a CDS encoding DUF389 domain-containing protein, with protein sequence MNADSLSSRKLKRLHRSHMRDAELNEVFLVLSVGASLIATLGLLANSAAVVIGAMVVAPWITPLRAAAFAILLGEVRLLGRSLRTLLVGVSTTTLLSLILGLVAGLPKFGAEVLTRTEPNLLDLGIALVAGGLATYAKLRSDAVSSVAGTAIAVALVPPVCVMGLLLSHQRWSEASGAGLLFTTNLLGILTGGLMLMAWKDQQFRHVLRRSHLSAASFLLTGLLLIPLGSSFVSLLGQARKDNTRDIVQRTIQRFLTKETLTFGDPESVDVERVDIDWDQNPPVIRVVVRVADPNRPTFTQVSKVQEEINRRQPIRFRMVVQRTAVDVVGPKEQPNENSPEARQLLSPPPIPEAPAPSPTEAITGDDAQSGDERGLTQDSAPLTMEAEAQPKPTTQELTEDQQP
- a CDS encoding ABC-F family ATP-binding cassette domain-containing protein, which translates into the protein MSLISLVDASKDFGIRTLFEDLTLHIRDNDRVGLIGPNGAGKSTLLRVLSGKEPLGGGERRCSSRLRVELVGQDSVVEPGLTVLEQVLAGCGEKRELLLRFSAVSEAVARDPENAVAMKELGALSERMDEEGAWGLEQQCQEVLQRLGISDLHRPVEDLSGGYRKRVGLASALVASPDVLLLDEPTNHLDAAAVEWLQSWLDRYPGAVVLVTHDRYVLDRVTRRIVEVNRGQATSIEGNYSTYLQRKAEQEVADAAEAARFKSVMRRELAWLRQGPKARSTKQKARIQRIEAMREAPVKQGRAQLEMSSVSRRIGKLAIEAEQLMVTADGTPDGPVLLQDFTYSFSPEDRVGIIGPNGSGKSTLLDLIAGRRDVTGGSLRLGETVHLGYLDQHTDALTEGRGLERKVIEFIEEAASRIDLGGEQLSASQLLERFLFPPAQQHSPLSKLSGGERRRLSLCRMLIQAPNVLLLDEPTNDLDVQTLSVLEDLLEDFRGCVVVVSHDRYFLDRTVDRLFCFEAGRLERFEGNYSAFLDYRRELEKAAADQANRSRTNVAGKKKASPKPSDGPRRRSFKESKELESLERELPQMEQRKTELAQAIASGTGDLTSLSQELATLLETLNNSEERWLELSELAP